In the Mycolicibacter sp. MU0102 genome, one interval contains:
- a CDS encoding type I polyketide synthase, which translates to MTAAFDEEALRHWLADYLVTNIGCSLEDIDFNASLNDLGVGSRDAVVLCGELSELLGRKVSPVELWQHPSVAELARFLIEPDSADEESTPEPGRFGTDEPIAVIGLGCRFPGDIDSPDALWQFLLDGGNAVTEVPADRWAPFDDGSAETGNAIARTTRWGSFLRDIAAFDADFFDISSREAVKMDPQQRLLLEVAWEALEHAGIPATSLRRSQTGVYVGASITEYGCHASADLAGVDAWSNAGGALSIIANRLSYFLDLRGPSVTVDTACSSSLVALHLACRSLRTGECDTAIAGGVNLLMSPAVFRGFDQSGALSTTGACHAFDADADGFVRGEGCGVVVLKRLSDARQDGDRVLAVVRGSAINQDGHSNGLLAPNPAAQMAVLRSAYADAGIAPQEVDYVETHGTGTLLGDPIEAKALGTVLGRGRSAQAPLLLGAAKSNLGHLEAAAGMVGFIKTVLAVQRGRIPKNLHFNTPNPHITFEQLRLKVVAEHQDWPSSDHPRRAGISSFGFGGTNAHVVIEQAPPAKVTARDVDPAVTTLVISARTPERIAATASDLADWLEGDGAGVELPDVAHTLNHHRARQPLFGTVCARDRDAAVSGLRALAAGTSADGQNCGVIGPHDGPCGPGTVFVYSGQGSHWIGMGRALLTDEPAFARALAVLEPAFVEHVGFSLWQVISAGEPVSGDAQVQPVLMGLQLALTELWRSYGVHPDAVIGHSMGEVTAAVVAGALSPADGFRVIAARSQLMSRQAGQGAVALLNLDTEAVEALLVDYPDVSVAGYLSPKQTVVAGPVAPVDAVIAAVSGQNKFARRVNMEVASHTALMDPILPELRAALADLTPEVATIPFFSTVTEAAMPAGGMPILDADYWVNNVRQPALLTQAVAAAAGEYTTFVEVSAHPILTHAIADTVEALGGHHHTAGTLVREADDAVSFHSNLNRTHTTQPPLTPHPPEPHPVLPATPWQHSSYWIEPAAVRRPAAPAGAEPLRAVGSPGAVPEDWWCELTWPAAEAAAGDTVTQQSWLVIGDQELSAEIGAKQGGGVTALDASVLAASVGEADRTALTTALGAATHVLYAPSRDATDLSAAPAYDAFNAARRLVTAMTEQTSNPAKLVLLTRNAQPVGEGDRANPAHAVLWGLGRSLALEHPEIWGRVVDVDESVPAALIAGYLLAEADAADSEDQVVYRAGIRRVPRLLGSRPTGAAPVEFDAGSCHLVIGATGNIGPQLVRQLAASGAKTIVAVSRRPGSVLDELATELASAGTTLVTVAADAADETAMGALFDRFGADLPPLEGIHVAAFAGGPVTLRDMTDDDVTTMFRPKLDVVAVLHKLSLRQSLRYFVLFSSISGITGSRWLAHYTATTTFLDTFAYARRAAGLPATAINWGLWKSLTDTQSDIERQVTVDSGLEPMADDVAIGALPLVIGARGAVRHTVVAADWPRLAAAYRTRAALRIVDDLLIVDAPADGQAAQATEFRRVLAEAEPEQRGELLRDHVTDQVVAAMGLGSRHALDPTAGFFQSGMDSLMSVTLQRSLSDSLGETLPAAVVFDYPTIDALTGYLATILPEVAEAAEQDSADAYDDMSDDELLAQLSERLS; encoded by the coding sequence ATGACTGCAGCATTTGACGAAGAAGCGCTGCGCCACTGGCTGGCCGACTATCTGGTCACCAACATCGGTTGCAGTCTCGAGGACATCGATTTCAACGCGTCGCTCAACGATCTGGGCGTCGGTTCCCGCGATGCCGTGGTGCTCTGCGGCGAGCTGTCCGAACTGCTCGGCCGCAAGGTCTCACCGGTAGAACTCTGGCAGCACCCGTCGGTCGCAGAGTTGGCTCGGTTCCTCATCGAGCCCGACTCCGCGGACGAAGAGTCGACACCCGAGCCCGGCCGCTTTGGCACCGATGAACCCATCGCGGTGATCGGTCTGGGTTGCCGGTTCCCCGGTGACATCGACTCACCGGACGCGCTGTGGCAGTTCCTGCTCGACGGCGGGAACGCGGTCACCGAGGTGCCCGCCGACCGCTGGGCGCCGTTCGACGACGGTTCAGCCGAGACCGGCAACGCGATCGCCCGCACCACCCGCTGGGGTTCATTCCTGCGCGATATCGCCGCATTCGACGCCGACTTCTTCGACATCTCCAGCCGCGAAGCGGTCAAGATGGACCCGCAGCAACGGCTCCTGCTCGAAGTGGCATGGGAAGCCTTGGAGCACGCCGGAATCCCGGCGACCTCGTTGCGCCGATCGCAGACCGGCGTTTATGTCGGGGCCAGCATCACCGAGTACGGCTGCCACGCGTCGGCCGACCTGGCAGGCGTGGACGCCTGGAGCAACGCCGGTGGCGCACTGAGCATCATCGCCAACCGGCTGTCGTATTTCTTGGACCTGCGCGGCCCGTCGGTGACGGTGGACACCGCGTGCTCGTCTTCGCTGGTAGCCCTACACCTGGCTTGCCGGAGTCTGCGGACCGGGGAGTGCGACACCGCGATCGCCGGCGGCGTGAATCTGCTGATGTCACCGGCGGTGTTCCGCGGCTTCGACCAGAGCGGGGCATTGTCGACGACCGGCGCGTGTCATGCGTTCGACGCCGACGCCGACGGATTCGTTCGTGGTGAGGGCTGCGGTGTCGTGGTGCTCAAGCGGCTGTCCGACGCCCGCCAAGATGGCGACCGGGTGCTGGCGGTGGTGCGCGGGTCGGCGATCAACCAGGACGGCCACTCCAACGGCCTGCTGGCGCCGAACCCGGCCGCCCAAATGGCGGTCCTGCGGTCGGCCTACGCCGACGCCGGCATCGCCCCGCAGGAAGTCGACTACGTCGAAACCCACGGAACCGGAACCCTGTTGGGTGACCCGATCGAGGCCAAAGCACTGGGCACGGTGCTGGGCCGGGGCCGTTCCGCTCAGGCGCCGCTGTTGCTCGGCGCTGCCAAGTCGAACCTCGGTCATCTCGAGGCGGCCGCCGGGATGGTCGGCTTCATCAAGACGGTGCTGGCCGTGCAACGTGGGCGGATTCCGAAGAACCTGCATTTCAACACCCCGAACCCGCACATCACGTTCGAGCAGCTGCGTTTGAAGGTCGTTGCCGAACACCAGGACTGGCCCTCGTCGGATCACCCGCGGCGAGCGGGGATCTCCTCCTTCGGCTTCGGTGGCACCAACGCTCACGTGGTCATCGAGCAGGCGCCCCCCGCCAAGGTCACGGCGCGCGACGTAGATCCGGCAGTGACCACCCTGGTGATCTCCGCGCGGACCCCGGAACGGATCGCTGCTACCGCCAGCGACCTGGCCGATTGGCTGGAAGGCGACGGCGCCGGCGTGGAACTGCCCGACGTCGCGCACACCCTCAATCACCACCGTGCTCGCCAACCGTTGTTCGGCACGGTCTGCGCCCGCGACCGGGACGCGGCGGTCAGCGGCTTGCGGGCACTGGCGGCTGGCACCTCGGCGGATGGACAGAACTGCGGAGTCATCGGTCCGCACGACGGCCCATGCGGCCCCGGCACCGTCTTCGTGTACTCCGGGCAGGGCTCGCACTGGATCGGCATGGGCCGTGCGCTGCTCACCGATGAGCCAGCGTTCGCTCGGGCGTTGGCGGTGCTGGAACCGGCGTTCGTCGAACACGTCGGGTTCTCGCTGTGGCAGGTGATCTCCGCCGGTGAACCGGTCAGCGGCGATGCGCAGGTACAGCCTGTCCTGATGGGGCTTCAGCTGGCGCTGACCGAGCTGTGGCGCTCCTACGGGGTCCACCCCGACGCCGTCATCGGCCACTCGATGGGCGAGGTCACCGCCGCGGTGGTGGCCGGCGCGCTGAGCCCGGCCGACGGATTCCGGGTCATCGCGGCTCGTTCGCAGTTGATGTCGCGGCAGGCCGGGCAGGGCGCGGTGGCGCTGCTGAACCTGGACACCGAAGCCGTCGAGGCGCTGCTGGTCGACTACCCGGACGTCAGTGTCGCGGGCTACCTCTCGCCGAAGCAGACCGTGGTGGCCGGCCCGGTGGCTCCCGTCGACGCGGTCATCGCGGCCGTCAGCGGCCAGAACAAGTTCGCCCGGCGGGTCAACATGGAAGTGGCCTCGCACACTGCGCTGATGGACCCGATCCTGCCCGAGCTTCGGGCAGCACTGGCGGACCTGACCCCTGAAGTCGCCACCATCCCGTTCTTCTCGACGGTGACCGAAGCCGCCATGCCGGCCGGCGGCATGCCGATCTTGGATGCCGACTACTGGGTGAACAACGTTCGGCAGCCGGCGTTGCTGACCCAGGCGGTCGCCGCCGCGGCCGGCGAATACACCACCTTCGTGGAAGTCAGCGCGCACCCGATCCTCACTCACGCTATTGCTGACACCGTGGAAGCCCTCGGCGGTCATCACCACACGGCCGGGACCCTGGTGCGCGAGGCCGACGACGCGGTCAGCTTCCACAGCAACCTCAACCGCACTCACACCACCCAGCCCCCGCTGACCCCGCACCCGCCCGAGCCGCACCCGGTGCTGCCCGCCACCCCGTGGCAGCACAGCAGCTACTGGATCGAGCCCGCGGCCGTCCGTCGCCCCGCCGCTCCGGCAGGCGCAGAGCCGCTGCGGGCTGTCGGCAGCCCGGGAGCGGTGCCCGAGGACTGGTGGTGCGAACTGACATGGCCGGCTGCTGAAGCAGCGGCCGGCGACACCGTCACCCAGCAGTCCTGGTTGGTGATCGGCGACCAGGAGCTCAGTGCCGAGATCGGCGCGAAGCAGGGCGGCGGCGTCACTGCACTGGACGCTTCGGTGTTGGCCGCCTCGGTAGGCGAAGCCGACCGGACGGCACTGACGACTGCCCTGGGCGCTGCCACCCATGTGCTGTACGCACCGTCGAGGGACGCGACGGATCTGAGCGCCGCGCCCGCCTACGATGCGTTCAACGCGGCCCGGCGCCTGGTCACCGCGATGACGGAACAGACGTCCAACCCGGCGAAGCTGGTCCTGCTGACCCGCAATGCGCAACCTGTCGGCGAGGGCGACCGGGCCAACCCCGCGCACGCCGTGCTCTGGGGGCTGGGACGCAGCCTGGCCCTGGAGCACCCCGAGATCTGGGGCAGGGTCGTCGACGTCGACGAGTCGGTCCCCGCAGCATTGATCGCCGGATACCTGCTGGCCGAGGCCGACGCCGCCGACAGCGAGGACCAGGTCGTCTACCGGGCCGGTATTCGTCGGGTGCCGCGCCTGCTCGGCAGCCGTCCCACCGGTGCTGCGCCGGTCGAATTCGACGCCGGCAGTTGCCATCTGGTGATCGGCGCGACCGGCAACATCGGTCCGCAGCTGGTACGGCAACTGGCGGCCAGTGGAGCCAAGACCATTGTCGCGGTGTCTCGACGTCCGGGCTCAGTGCTCGACGAGTTGGCGACCGAGTTGGCCTCGGCCGGAACGACACTGGTAACGGTGGCTGCCGACGCCGCCGATGAGACCGCGATGGGTGCGCTGTTCGATCGGTTCGGCGCCGACCTGCCGCCGCTGGAAGGCATCCATGTGGCCGCCTTCGCCGGCGGCCCGGTGACCCTGCGCGACATGACCGACGACGACGTCACCACCATGTTCCGCCCGAAGCTCGACGTGGTCGCGGTGTTGCACAAGCTGTCGCTGCGACAGTCGCTGCGCTACTTCGTGTTGTTCTCGTCGATCTCTGGCATCACCGGGTCGCGCTGGCTGGCGCACTACACGGCCACCACCACCTTCCTGGACACGTTCGCCTATGCGCGCCGCGCGGCCGGCCTGCCGGCGACCGCGATCAACTGGGGTTTGTGGAAGTCGTTGACCGACACCCAATCCGATATCGAACGCCAGGTGACTGTCGACTCCGGTCTGGAGCCGATGGCCGACGATGTCGCCATCGGAGCCCTGCCACTGGTGATCGGTGCACGGGGTGCGGTGCGGCACACCGTCGTCGCGGCGGACTGGCCGCGGCTTGCCGCCGCCTACCGCACCCGGGCGGCGCTGCGCATCGTCGACGACCTGCTGATCGTCGACGCACCGGCCGACGGGCAGGCCGCGCAGGCCACCGAGTTCCGCCGCGTTCTGGCTGAAGCCGAACCCGAACAGCGTGGGGAGCTGTTGCGCGACCACGTCACCGACCAGGTCGTCGCCGCCATGGGACTGGGGTCGCGCCACGCGCTGGACCCGACCGCCGGATTCTTCCAGTCCGGCATGGATTCGCTGATGAGCGTCACCCTGCAGCGGTCACTCTCGGACAGCCTGGGCGAAACTCTGCCGGCCGCAGTGGTGTTCGACTATCCGACCATCGACGCGCTGACGGGGTACCTGGCGACGATCCTGCCCGAGGTGGCAGAAGCCGCCGAGCAGGACAGCGCCGACGCCTATGACGACATGAGCGATGACGAGCTGCTCGCGCAGCTTTCGGAGAGGTTGAGTTGA
- a CDS encoding SDR family NAD(P)-dependent oxidoreductase, whose product MSEKSAAPVGGPDRRAIVAEALRKIDDLTARLAVAEAGDTEPIAVVGLGCRLPGGVDGPAALWRLLCDEGSGIVRVPADRWDADALFSSDHSVPGTICSREGGFLTSWQPAEFDAEFFGISPREADAMDPQQRLLMEVAWEALEHAGITKEAIRGTQTGIFVGLTTNDYAILAAEKLGPRDADPYLSFGNGPNFAAGRLSYFLGVHGPAMMVDTACSSSLVTIHLACASLRRRESDQALAAGVNLMLAPQNSIATSRWGMLAPDGQCKTFDAAADGYVRGEGAGVVVLKRLSDAQRDGDRILAVVRGSAVNQDGPSSGQTVPSGPAQQKVVRAALASARLEPGDIDYVEAHGTGTALGDPIELDALSAVFGERGSSAPLVLGSVKTNLGHLESASGVAGFIKTVLSVQQGFIPRHLNFSELTPNAGAGASKFAIAGQGMDWPVVSRARRAGVSSFGVSGTNAHVIVEQAPVSEVVAAAPAVPVSTLVVSGKSPARIAATAGVLAQWMATDGAEIALPDIAETLRQNRSRYNYTAGVSARDRAAAVAGLTALAAGESAPGVTEPRPRPATSRPVFVFSGQGSHWVGMGRRLLADEPVFAAAVAELEPVFVRQVGFSLREVIADGVEISGDAQVQPVIMGLQLALAALWRSYGVVPDAVIGHSMGEVSAAVVAGALTPEQGLKVIGVRSALMSRQAGQGAVALLELDAASAHELLAGYPGVEVAGYLSPRQTVVAGAPADVDAVIAAVAAAERFARRVNMEVASHTAFMDPILDELRAELADITPQMPQIPFISTAVDPAGPTPRLDADYWVANVRKPALVSQAVTVATADHDTFIEVSPHPLLTHSIIETAEAATAEPVTVASTLRRGDDETLSFHVQLTELGGQRSGTGVADAGGFAELPTTPWQHSRHWLQLPAGAGQTPDVHPLLGVHVEQLTGGHLWQNGLLAEAMPWLAEQPVHGQAVASVAALIEMALAAGSQALGQPAESIAVTGLQIEQPLVPERGMQVTTQFSGADGQSRVEIHARRAGEAWTRYAVADIAAAPAERTASESDAGTEHSVLTLPDIVATHPAYRLHPALLDAGLRQLAAGIEADDAEHSGYVPGAVAAVRVFAPAGRQVRCHTEVSSHEDKVAVGRVVLTDDTGAAVAELTGVELRPLDPRALRVPLDQKLFATEWTPANSVITSDGTGAAAGSWLLLAESGTDTEGLAEQFAARLAAPNRKVFTGPFADGPALIDAVGQAGADPAHPPAGLVVFLDRVGFDGSDPDGALARARELIWSASTAARAAVDGWSGVSGATKPRLWLVSRGGLAFGSEEPHEPGDPAIGALKGVVRTWRFPGELARVLADEPDLGATLVDLEASADTAALADALLAELGAPLRDDVVAWRGGQRYTERLTRATLDGAADAAPTAAAPQAEVRADGSYLLTGGLGGLGIVVARWLAARGAGRIVLNGRSEPADQQRAVLDELAAATEVVFVAGNISSPGVADRLVAAAQETGKPLRGVVHAAGVLGDGLVTAVTRESLESVWSAKAVGAARLHAATAASQLDWWVGFSSMAALLGLPGQLGYATSNAWLDALMAWRHASGLPATAVNWGQWSDVGLGRSMTLSVLDPISPDEGIEALDAVLGADSGLIGARIGVGRLRIDRAVATSPEFRDLTFFEDLVGEASEAGVTSGAGATGGSVSTGASSAGVPDWATIPADQRREELVVRLQAILARELRTSTSAVDVDQPFPEMGLDSMIAMTVLKETQQLVGVDLSASMLWNHPSISALTTHLVGLLASRYAEPDSTAGQDDDDLGFGSSGGVLDELFDQVESASTGSESGIY is encoded by the coding sequence TTGAGCGAGAAGAGTGCTGCGCCGGTCGGGGGGCCGGATCGTCGGGCGATTGTTGCTGAGGCGCTGCGCAAGATTGATGATTTGACGGCGCGGTTGGCGGTTGCTGAGGCCGGCGATACTGAGCCGATCGCGGTGGTGGGTTTGGGCTGTCGTCTGCCTGGTGGGGTGGATGGTCCGGCCGCGTTGTGGCGGTTGTTGTGTGATGAGGGTTCGGGGATTGTTCGGGTTCCGGCGGATCGCTGGGATGCTGATGCGTTGTTTTCCTCGGATCATTCGGTGCCGGGAACGATTTGTTCTCGTGAGGGCGGGTTTTTGACGTCGTGGCAGCCGGCGGAGTTTGACGCGGAGTTTTTTGGGATTTCGCCGCGTGAGGCCGATGCGATGGATCCTCAGCAGCGGTTGTTGATGGAGGTGGCCTGGGAGGCGTTGGAGCATGCCGGGATCACCAAGGAGGCGATCCGGGGCACCCAGACCGGCATCTTCGTCGGCCTGACCACCAACGACTACGCCATCCTCGCAGCGGAGAAGCTTGGCCCGCGCGACGCCGATCCGTACCTCTCCTTCGGCAACGGACCGAATTTCGCGGCGGGTCGGTTGTCGTATTTCTTGGGTGTGCATGGTCCGGCGATGATGGTGGATACGGCGTGTTCGTCGTCGTTGGTGACGATTCATTTGGCGTGTGCGAGTTTGCGGCGTCGGGAGTCGGATCAGGCGTTGGCGGCCGGGGTGAACTTGATGTTGGCCCCGCAGAACAGCATTGCGACGTCGCGGTGGGGGATGTTGGCCCCGGATGGTCAGTGCAAGACCTTTGATGCGGCCGCCGACGGCTACGTGCGTGGCGAGGGTGCTGGGGTGGTGGTGCTCAAGCGGCTCTCGGATGCCCAGCGTGATGGTGACCGGATCTTGGCGGTGGTGCGGGGTTCGGCGGTGAATCAGGATGGGCCGTCGTCGGGTCAGACGGTGCCGTCGGGTCCGGCGCAGCAGAAGGTGGTGCGGGCGGCGTTGGCGTCGGCGCGGTTGGAGCCGGGCGATATCGATTATGTCGAGGCGCATGGCACCGGTACGGCGTTGGGTGATCCGATTGAGTTGGATGCCTTGTCGGCGGTGTTTGGTGAGCGGGGTTCTTCGGCGCCGTTGGTGCTGGGATCGGTCAAAACCAACCTTGGTCACCTTGAATCCGCCTCGGGTGTCGCGGGCTTTATCAAGACGGTGTTGTCGGTGCAGCAGGGTTTCATTCCGCGGCATCTGAATTTCTCGGAGTTGACGCCGAACGCCGGCGCGGGCGCGTCGAAGTTTGCGATTGCTGGTCAGGGTATGGATTGGCCGGTGGTGTCGCGTGCGCGTCGGGCGGGGGTGTCCTCGTTTGGGGTGTCGGGCACGAATGCGCATGTGATCGTCGAGCAGGCCCCGGTCAGCGAGGTTGTCGCGGCGGCTCCGGCGGTGCCGGTGAGCACGTTGGTGGTGTCGGGGAAGTCGCCGGCGCGTATCGCGGCCACCGCTGGAGTACTCGCACAGTGGATGGCCACCGACGGCGCCGAGATCGCGCTGCCGGACATCGCAGAGACCCTGCGGCAGAACCGAAGTCGCTACAACTACACGGCGGGCGTATCCGCGCGCGACCGCGCCGCCGCGGTGGCCGGATTGACCGCACTCGCCGCCGGCGAGTCTGCACCCGGCGTCACCGAGCCCCGGCCCCGGCCGGCGACATCACGGCCGGTGTTTGTGTTTTCGGGTCAGGGTTCGCATTGGGTGGGGATGGGTCGTCGGTTGTTGGCCGATGAGCCGGTGTTTGCTGCCGCTGTTGCTGAGTTGGAGCCGGTTTTTGTCCGGCAGGTGGGTTTTTCGCTGCGTGAGGTGATTGCCGACGGCGTTGAGATTTCTGGTGATGCGCAGGTGCAGCCGGTGATCATGGGGTTGCAGTTGGCGTTGGCTGCGTTGTGGCGTTCCTATGGGGTTGTGCCGGATGCGGTGATTGGGCATTCGATGGGGGAGGTGTCTGCGGCGGTGGTGGCCGGGGCGCTGACGCCGGAGCAGGGTTTGAAGGTGATCGGGGTGCGGTCGGCTTTGATGTCGCGGCAGGCCGGTCAGGGTGCGGTGGCGTTGTTGGAGCTCGATGCCGCCTCGGCTCACGAGTTGTTGGCGGGTTATCCCGGTGTTGAGGTGGCGGGGTATTTGTCGCCGCGGCAGACGGTGGTGGCCGGTGCGCCGGCGGATGTGGATGCGGTGATTGCTGCGGTGGCTGCTGCGGAGCGGTTTGCGCGGCGGGTGAATATGGAAGTGGCTTCCCATACCGCGTTCATGGATCCGATCCTGGATGAACTGCGTGCCGAACTGGCCGACATCACCCCCCAAATGCCACAGATCCCGTTCATTTCGACGGCGGTGGATCCCGCGGGGCCCACACCGCGATTGGACGCGGACTACTGGGTGGCCAATGTGCGCAAGCCCGCGTTGGTCAGCCAGGCCGTGACCGTGGCAACGGCGGACCACGACACATTCATCGAGGTCAGCCCCCACCCGCTGTTGACCCACTCGATCATCGAGACGGCTGAAGCCGCCACCGCGGAGCCGGTGACAGTGGCCTCCACCCTGCGCCGGGGCGACGACGAAACACTGAGCTTCCATGTTCAGCTCACCGAACTCGGCGGGCAGCGCAGCGGCACCGGCGTTGCTGACGCCGGTGGGTTCGCGGAACTGCCCACCACCCCCTGGCAGCACAGCCGGCACTGGCTGCAGCTGCCCGCAGGGGCCGGCCAGACGCCGGACGTGCATCCGCTGCTCGGTGTCCACGTCGAGCAGCTCACCGGCGGCCACCTGTGGCAGAACGGCCTTCTTGCGGAGGCCATGCCGTGGCTGGCCGAGCAACCGGTGCACGGACAGGCCGTTGCGTCGGTGGCGGCACTGATCGAGATGGCTTTGGCGGCAGGCAGCCAGGCCCTCGGCCAGCCCGCCGAGTCGATCGCGGTGACCGGCCTGCAGATCGAACAGCCGCTGGTGCCCGAGCGCGGGATGCAGGTCACCACCCAGTTCAGCGGCGCCGATGGCCAGAGCCGGGTTGAGATCCACGCCCGGCGGGCCGGCGAAGCCTGGACCCGGTATGCGGTGGCCGACATCGCAGCGGCGCCGGCGGAGCGCACGGCTTCGGAGTCTGACGCGGGAACCGAGCACAGCGTGCTCACCCTGCCCGACATCGTGGCCACCCATCCCGCCTACCGCCTACACCCGGCATTGCTCGATGCCGGGCTGCGGCAGCTGGCGGCGGGCATCGAAGCCGATGACGCGGAACACAGCGGTTACGTGCCCGGGGCGGTGGCCGCGGTGCGGGTCTTCGCACCGGCCGGACGCCAGGTGCGTTGCCACACCGAGGTGAGCAGTCATGAAGACAAGGTGGCCGTTGGCCGGGTCGTCCTGACCGACGACACGGGGGCCGCCGTTGCCGAACTCACCGGCGTCGAGTTGCGCCCGCTGGATCCCCGCGCCCTGCGGGTGCCGCTGGACCAAAAGCTCTTCGCCACCGAGTGGACGCCGGCGAACTCGGTCATCACGTCAGATGGCACCGGTGCGGCCGCGGGCAGCTGGCTGCTGCTCGCAGAGTCCGGCACCGACACCGAGGGACTGGCCGAGCAGTTCGCCGCGCGGTTGGCCGCGCCGAACCGCAAGGTGTTCACCGGCCCGTTCGCCGATGGCCCGGCGCTGATCGACGCGGTGGGGCAGGCCGGCGCTGACCCGGCACATCCGCCGGCCGGCCTCGTCGTCTTCCTTGACCGGGTCGGGTTCGACGGGTCCGACCCTGACGGCGCGCTGGCCCGCGCCCGCGAGCTCATCTGGTCGGCTTCGACTGCGGCCCGCGCGGCAGTCGATGGTTGGTCCGGCGTGTCCGGGGCAACCAAACCGCGGCTCTGGCTGGTCAGCCGGGGCGGGCTGGCCTTCGGCAGCGAAGAACCGCATGAACCGGGCGACCCCGCTATCGGTGCGCTCAAGGGTGTGGTCCGTACCTGGCGGTTCCCCGGCGAACTCGCCCGGGTGCTGGCCGACGAGCCCGACCTGGGCGCCACCCTGGTGGACCTGGAGGCCTCGGCGGACACCGCGGCCCTGGCCGACGCCCTGCTGGCCGAACTGGGCGCCCCGCTGCGCGACGACGTGGTCGCCTGGCGCGGCGGACAGCGTTACACCGAACGCCTCACCCGGGCCACCCTCGACGGTGCCGCTGACGCAGCCCCGACCGCTGCGGCTCCGCAGGCCGAGGTCCGCGCCGACGGCTCTTACCTGCTCACCGGGGGCCTCGGCGGACTGGGCATCGTGGTGGCCCGCTGGCTGGCGGCCCGCGGCGCCGGGCGAATCGTGCTCAACGGCCGCAGCGAACCCGCCGACCAGCAGCGCGCCGTCCTCGATGAACTGGCCGCCGCAACCGAAGTGGTCTTTGTCGCCGGCAATATCAGCTCGCCGGGGGTGGCCGACCGTCTGGTGGCCGCGGCCCAGGAGACCGGCAAGCCGCTGCGCGGAGTGGTGCACGCCGCCGGTGTGCTGGGCGACGGCCTGGTGACCGCGGTGACGCGGGAGAGCCTGGAAAGCGTCTGGTCGGCCAAGGCCGTCGGCGCCGCACGCCTGCATGCCGCCACCGCAGCCTCCCAGCTCGACTGGTGGGTGGGCTTCTCCTCGATGGCTGCGCTGCTGGGCCTGCCCGGCCAGCTCGGATACGCCACCTCCAACGCCTGGCTGGACGCACTGATGGCGTGGCGACATGCCTCGGGTCTGCCCGCTACGGCCGTCAACTGGGGTCAGTGGTCCGATGTGGGTCTGGGCCGGTCGATGACGCTGAGCGTGCTTGACCCGATCAGCCCCGACGAGGGCATCGAGGCGTTGGACGCCGTGCTTGGTGCGGACTCCGGCCTGATCGGCGCGCGGATCGGGGTGGGACGACTGCGCATCGACCGTGCGGTCGCCACCTCGCCGGAATTTCGGGATCTGACCTTCTTCGAAGACCTCGTCGGTGAGGCCTCTGAAGCCGGAGTGACATCCGGGGCTGGTGCGACAGGTGGGTCGGTAAGCACCGGCGCGTCGTCGGCGGGCGTGCCGGACTGGGCGACCATCCCCGCCGATCAGCGACGTGAGGAGTTGGTGGTCCGACTGCAAGCTATCCTGGCCCGCGAACTTCGGACATCTACGTCAGCGGTCGATGTGGATCAGCCCTTCCCAGAGATGGGGCTCGATTCCATGATCGCGATGACGGTTCTGAAAGAGACACAACAGTTGGTGGGGGTGGATTTGTCGGCATCAATGCTGTGGAATCACCCCAGCATCTCAGCGTTGACGACGCACCTGGTGGGACTGCTGGCCTCGCGTTATGCCGAGCCGGACAGCACCGCGGGGCAAGACGACGATGATTTGGGGTTCGGCTCATCCGGCGGCGTGCTGGATGAGTTGTTCGATCAGGTCGAGTCGGCTTCGACCGGTAGCGAGAGCGGTATTTATTGA